Part of the Lolium rigidum isolate FL_2022 chromosome 6, APGP_CSIRO_Lrig_0.1, whole genome shotgun sequence genome, TCGGCGCGGCGGTGGTTCTTGCTGAGGCAGCGGAGGCAGCGTCCCCGGAAGCGCCTAAAAAGGCCGGGCGAGCAGGGGTCGGGGGCCGTGCCTTGGCGTCGGGCGGCGGAGGGATGGGCCGCGGCTCGGCCGGAAGAGGAGTGGAGCGCCCATGCCGGCCGCGCCCGGAAGTCACAACCTCCCGGGAGGGAAAGACTCATCTTCCGAGGCCTTGACCGGGAGGAGCGTCGCAAACCACAATGGAACGGAGACGCGGGCGTTCCTATCCAGCGTGGAAGCGAGGGCAGGCGACGAGCGGAGCGGCAGGCGGACGAGCTAGATCTACCGGATCCGGAGGGTGCCCCGAGGGAGCAGAGTCCGGACCGCGGGTCCCCACCGCGTTGCAGGGTTGCGGGGAAGGACCGACGGATGCAGCGCGGGGGAAGGCGACCACCTCGGAGTCAAGGCCGGGGGCGGCCATGCCGCAGGGGACAGCGGCGCCGGGCGGCCGGAGGGCCCGCGGGAGAGAGCTAGAGCTTACCTTCGGGAGAGGACTATCCGAGCTGTCCTCCACGAATATGATGTATCAAGTTTATTTTGTACTTGTTTTCAAATATGGTGTGACAAGCTGACCTGCGAGAGGGATGCAAGTCAATGTAAAACCTTAGTGTGTATGATATGAAGAGTGTGTACTTGTAAAATAGAGCCTTATAACAATTAATATTTTGCAGTGTACCAGCATATAAGCTGAACAGATACGGGAAAAAGAACACTTGTCAATAAAATGGAACTTAGCTTCAAACTATCAACTGCGTACTCTTTTTTATTCATATTTACATATGCTTGCATAACTACATAACACTGTTTATGCTAGCTACCAATATGATGCCGACAATGAACACACTATAGTATGATACAGAAGACGCAATCAACACTGAAATGTTGAATGCAACAGATACCAGGCCAAGGCGCCAAGCACAGAAATAATCACACGTAGCTTTTGATGGCAGAGCTGTATCCACTGCGATCGTCGTAGTACTTAGACCACAACATAACGCCACCGTATTTGGGCGAGCCCTTGATGAGCGGCAACACACGTGACGTGAGCTCATCGGCAGGGATGAATCCCGTGCCCGCCGCGTCTTTGGAGCTAGAAGCCGGCAATCCCAAAAAGATCTTACCTGCTGGTACCGACACCCACTTATTCCACGCATCCATGAAGGCAGCACGTCCCGCGTCGAACTGGCACTGCTGGTTGTTGTAGAACTGCACCCACACATAATCGAACAATCCAGTGCTAATTGCGCCACCGTCCCATTCATCAGGGAAGGGGCATTGCGGTGCTGCGCTCAGCAGGACTGTCTTCCCACCGTTCTtgcccaatttcttgaggtccgtAGCAAGGTTGTTCCAGAATTTAGCACCGCCAATCTCGATGTCAAAGTCGATGCCATCGAGTATGGCATCGCCAAGGGGGCGGGACGAGGACGTGCCGCCCAAGAAGTTGTTCCATAGGTACATGGCAACCTGGCTGGCGTCACCAGGGGACGAGAGGCCGTAGCTTCCATCCGCGCCGCCGATGGAAAGGAGAACTTTCACCCCACGGTTCTGGCAGGAGTTGATGTCCTTGCTCTGGCTTCTGCAGCCACCAGATGATGGGTCACAGTGGCTTGCAAGGTCCAGCTGTGGTGTCTGTCCGTTGCCAAACTTGGggaggaaagcgaggatgacgaaCTCATAGTTTCCGGATGCGCATGTTTCGGCAAGCGACGCCTCGCCATCATTCTGGCCCCAGTAGATGGCGATGCTGCCTGCATGGCATGTGGCGAGAAGTGCCAAGAGGAGGGAGACAACGAGGCTGAAGGCAGTGAAAGCTCGGCTTGCCATGGCTGGCCTTAACTGGAGAAGGCTTAACTTTGAGCTATGGTGCTACGGAGGATTGAGATAGGAGAGCACCAAGGTGTGTGCTCTGTGCTTTGAATTGAGATGACTATGGCAAACATGCATTTTTATAGTGGTTCGGTGGTGTTGCAATTGGCAATACGAGCGCCGTGGAGGATTTCCAGTAGCTTTCGTGCCGTACTGGCTCATCCGCACTTGAACCTGAACTGAATTTACCAAGAGTTACTCAGCCGAAACATTAAACAATATACGGGCGCCAAAAAAGAATGCTTATTCTCTGCAGTGCAGTACCGGACAAATCATTCGCACTCTATTAGCGACAGGCACTTTGGGGTAACGGACGGGAGACGCCGCGCGGTGATTGTATATTCGCGACGCGCAGTTCAGAATTCAGATGTTATAGTTTTTACTGATTGATGAAGGAAGCTGAGAACTAGGCAGTTCCGGTGGATTCCAGACCAAAAACGACGGATCAAATTTGTAACTATCTGAATGTGGCAGTATATTCAATCTTGAGCTTTTGCTCCTCTTATTAACAAGCTCCGAACCGCCTTCAACACTTAAACACCGATATACACAGCATACAAGAACGACGAAACCTGCTCACCTTGTATACTTTCATGGTTTCTCAGTTTTGCACACCAAGCAAGGATTGTATACCATTAAAGAGAAAATTGAAGAAAGGAATAAGCATTCTTTtggtatatgtagtgacaaagaaCTATGTAAAGAAAACCAAACAGTGTTTTACTTTCGGTTATTGTTTCCTACAAACTAATACAACTTCAAAAATGAGGCCAACCAAAACTTGTTTGACCAAGGCTAGGAGAAGTTGCGCTCAGCTCAGACCACTAGCTGACTTGGTAGATTTCCTGGATGTGCATCATGAGATGTGTTACAAGTTAACTCACATCCGCCTCCAAAAATATTTGGTCCAACATATATGTGGAGTTATCTTGAAAACAACTAGTCCACTAGTATTTACTTGATTTTTATTCCAATGAGTGTCATTTGTGTAAAACTGTGTCCTATGATACTTTGTATTTGTTTTATGAACTTCGAAGCTATGATTGTGTAATACACTATGTCCTTTTAGCTTTCCGTGTTCAAGTAATCCTAAATGTGCAAAACTAGGTTAAAAATGGCTAAACTGTGTGAGCCCGCAAATATTTGGAAGCCATCATTGGGACCGCTGCCACCCGCAAAACCATTTCCTGTTCGTTGATGGTGTTGTGCGGAGAGTTGGAGAATCTACATAAGCATAGTAGAAGCCGATCCCAGATAAACTGGTCTTGGAAAAATATTTTTGCGTATACTGGAAAACATTTTGAGGTATGAAATTATGGTCGGGCAGAACATATACCTCAAATTGGTAAacttttttttcccttttctagTATGTTGGAAAACTGCAAGTATCCAAGTTTGACCTTTTTTCGGTACATGTGCTAGAGTTGTTCTCAGCTATGCAACCTCCAATATTCATATAGCTTCTCAGCTTTATCTtttttactccctccatcccggtTTATAGGGCTTGCGCGTATACCTAGGTTTTAAATTTGGTCATGATAATACAAGATGCATATGAAAAAACATATATCATTAAAAAGCTTAGACGTTCTAATTTTTAGTGGTATAATTGGTGTGTTGTACAATTGATATTATGTTGATCAAATTGATAACCTAGGACGAAGGTAGTGGATTATATGTATAAACTCATCGGGTTAAATTGAAGTCTTTGAAAGGAAGTGAACAATCGGTTAAATTACTTCTGCTGCATCTCGATGAATTACACAACGGTTGGTCAAACCAGTTTTTGTTATTTTATTTCAAATATTATCTGTAATTCCTAATTTTGGTACAATAACTATATTTCCACAGGATTACACGAAAAGTTCAGCAGTTCACCCATTGCAAATTAAACCTTAATTTGGCGCTTGTCTCCAAAACACCTATGCTCTTATTTCTTTGAAAATCAGACTGCTACTTGTGGCTTGCAACTTCCTCTTCTGACGCGCAAGAAATATCGTGTGACCCCACGTCTATGCTAAAAAATATGGACAAAATAATATGGTAAGATGAAGAGTAAAAGTTATTTTTTAGTTCAAGGCTAACTCAGTATTTAAACAATACAACATCAATAAGTTTGGGCGAGGTGTTTCAGAAAAGGAGTTTGTATGTGCAAGAAAAGTAGTCAACTAGCTTTTTTTTAACCGATTGTCAAACATGTCTAGTCTTTTATTTTGTGGATTCATAATTATATCATGCATTAGATTATTCCACTCATATTTATATTAGTTAAAtattagatacatccatttttggataattattttgaaccggagaGAGCACATCATTTACATGAGGACTCTATGAAAAACATATAATATGCTTAGGATTcaatttaaaattaaaattaaaattatttgaAGTATATTATTAATATATacatatattttatttaaataaaaaTCTCATAGTATATAGTGTTACTCCGATACAATTCTACGATAATATATTGCTCACAAGAAAACGATACTATCTAGTATCTCAATATTGATAACCTTGATCACCACCACTCTGCAGTGAGAGGTTACCacaaatcttgagagaccaggatCTTCAGCCAGTGCTAAAGCCTCTACTACATGCTAACGATTTCAGGGTAGATGGATCAGTGATTCCACAACAACAACGGCACATGCACCTAGATATGTCCCATTGCAATCTCTGCAAGTAGCTCCTGCAGCTTTTTTTTTACCACCTGTTTCTAAAAGTTGTGCGTTTAAGTTTTGACTCACACGGCCCATTCCAGCAAAGAGAAACGGAATTCAGCTTGCACGAACGGCAGCCCATTCCCCGTCCATCCTCTTCACTTCCGCCGGCAGCTGCCTCCGCACACCCCAAACCCTCGCTCGCTCGCTGGCAGCCAAATCTCTCGCCGCCGCTCCCCCCTTGGCAGTTCAGGCACCACGCACCTGGTAGATCCTCTCTTCCATCGCGCTCCCCTCACTACCGGTATGTATCTCTAACCTCTTCGTCCCCTGCTGTTCGCAGATTGGCCGCTcctcgtctccgcggacggcgatGGCGCCGGgttccaagaagaagaagaagaagggcgtgAAGCGGTGTCCAATGgacaagctaaccgacgacatccTCACCGACATAATCTCGCGCGTGCCCTACAAGTCCACCTGCTGCTGCAAGTGCGTTGCCACGCGCTGGCGCGACCTCTTCTGGCACCCCGACCACCGCAAGAAGCTGCCCCAGCCCCTCTACGGCTTCTTCCACGAAGGCTTCAACATGAACCGGTCACCTATGAGAGCTCGATATTTCACCAACGTTTCAGGGAAAGGGTTTCCTCTCGTCGACCCTTCACTAGCCTTCCTGCCCAAATACGAGAAAGTTGACCTTTTGGACTgctgcaatggcctcctcctctgccgttgTTGGAAGGCAACTGATCCCAAGACATTGGATTATGTGGTGTGCAATCCCGCCACTGAAAAATGGGTTCTTGTGCCTGCAACCAATTGGTCCAGCAAGGCAGCGATCGCTTGCCTCGGGTTCGAGCCGACGGTCTCCTCTCACTTCCATGTGTTCGAGTTCATTGATGAAGAGGCCTGGGGTTTTGATGAGTCTGAGCAATGCGAATGTGATGGACGCATTGAAACACTGGCGATATACTCGTCTAAAGCTGGAGTTTGGAAGCATCATAGCCTGGACAACTTTATGTTTGCAGTACCCGATAATGCAAAAAGTGTTTTCCTTAATGGGATCCTTCGTTTCGCCACCACTTATGGTTTTATACTAGCTGTTGACGTGGAAGGAAACGATTGGTGGCAGATTGATATTCCTATGCCACCATGCATTGAGTATACTCGTGACGATGCAATTTTTGTATCGCAGAGGCAGTTGTATATCACAAGCAAACTTGCTGGTTCTGATTGTTCTGACCTATCAGTATGGGCCCTTGAGGACTACAATAGTAAAACCTGGACCTTGAAGCACAATGTCAGCAAATTGGAGCTGTTTGGAGCACGGTATTCATCATTTGCAAATAATTTCGATGTCATCTCATTCCACCCGGAACACAATATGATTTTCATAGTTGGTGGGCACGAGAACACACTAATGTCATATGACATGGATCGCAGAAAGCTGTGTGTTCTATGCCATCTTGGACGGGATTGTCAAATTGCGTATGGCAGGACTCCTTATCTTCCATATGTTCCATTGTTCTCGGAGGCATTGGCAGATGGGTAAGAAATATCTTAATTGTGTAGTGCAGCTTCGCAATTGTCCATCTTTCTAATGATATTGGACTATTGGAGTTATGTCTTGGGTACGAGCAGCAGTGAATTGGGTACATCTCTATGAAGTTGTGATGGTCTGGTGTGTGAGTGCACTCATGGACCTGACTTTATGTGGTTAGCTATTCAGTCAACTCTTGTGTTTCTGTACTTGTGTATTCATGGCTGTTAGCACCCCATGCGTTTGTAACACCCTAGTACTTTAGTGATGGATATTGTAATCGTTTTGTTAACACATGATTAATGTCTTCCATATATTAATTCTGGTATCTGCTTATTTCTCTCTTCGTGAGTAAGTTATATGGCTTTTGGAATTTGGTCTCTGTTTGCTATGTCATGTTACTAAATGTTTGGCTCCATTTTCTTAAGAATATAACCTGCCAAGCTTTTCTTTGTCTCCAGCTATGATGAAATGATCTGCGTGTAATGTATTTCTATTGGAATTAGATAATTGTGTTAAGGATATATTATGACATGATTACTTTACTGTAATATCAGACCTTCACATTTGGAGTAAATGATGGGTTCCGCCTGATAGATTAGGCCTTCTCGGTATGTTGGTTTTAAATACATATATCACTACTCTAGACCATGGGGGGACTTATACTGGAACGTTGAACAACTAGTATTCGTGTATGAAACTAGATGAGCAATTCTGCCATTGGGTTATACTATAATACTTTATCAATGCCTCAGTTAGCTCTGTAGTAATAAGTGTCACTTGAGGAGTTGAAGGTGTTACACTTCAGGTTTGAGCAAGCAGCAACAGCAGTGATTTTCTTAGCTAGTTTTCTCTTCTGCATTCGAACTCTGTATGGTGCCTGCCCTATTTCCAATAATTTCGTTTAATGACTGTCCTGCTGTGTTTGAATGCTCGGTCACCCGGACAGCCGAAACAACTGAAATTGTCATTTATGCACTGGCATAATACTTGTTTCAAGCTAACTCTCTGGATGTCCCTAATAAAGATGTCTACACTATCATAAATCTCAAGTTGCTTACCTGCTCTTTTTATCTGACTAGCTAGCCATGG contains:
- the LOC124662491 gene encoding F-box protein At5g07610-like, coding for MAPGSKKKKKKGVKRCPMDKLTDDILTDIISRVPYKSTCCCKCVATRWRDLFWHPDHRKKLPQPLYGFFHEGFNMNRSPMRARYFTNVSGKGFPLVDPSLAFLPKYEKVDLLDCCNGLLLCRCWKATDPKTLDYVVCNPATEKWVLVPATNWSSKAAIACLGFEPTVSSHFHVFEFIDEEAWGFDESEQCECDGRIETLAIYSSKAGVWKHHSLDNFMFAVPDNAKSVFLNGILRFATTYGFILAVDVEGNDWWQIDIPMPPCIEYTRDDAIFVSQRQLYITSKLAGSDCSDLSVWALEDYNSKTWTLKHNVSKLELFGARYSSFANNFDVISFHPEHNMIFIVGGHENTLMSYDMDRRKLCVLCHLGRDCQIAYGRTPYLPYVPLFSEALADG
- the LOC124659283 gene encoding acidic endochitinase-like codes for the protein MASRAFTAFSLVVSLLLALLATCHAGSIAIYWGQNDGEASLAETCASGNYEFVILAFLPKFGNGQTPQLDLASHCDPSSGGCRSQSKDINSCQNRGVKVLLSIGGADGSYGLSSPGDASQVAMYLWNNFLGGTSSSRPLGDAILDGIDFDIEIGGAKFWNNLATDLKKLGKNGGKTVLLSAAPQCPFPDEWDGGAISTGLFDYVWVQFYNNQQCQFDAGRAAFMDAWNKWVSVPAGKIFLGLPASSSKDAAGTGFIPADELTSRVLPLIKGSPKYGGVMLWSKYYDDRSGYSSAIKSYV